A genomic segment from Luteibacter aegosomatis encodes:
- a CDS encoding DUF4194 domain-containing protein translates to MANWERLAEQSQLYTASDFEGAAYRLLREQVLYATDHGSRKPYDLVVKYLPQFRELLGQVGVSVVHNSALAYVVAIPNQNVGDKMRLSETRLALILRRLYDDKMHATEVLAGEAFIDLIELERAYKELLGRDLPDTTDLREQMDALKRYGIARREDVDGEQPFMIVIRPGIVDVLGETALLQLTAYADAAAEEDRDEAP, encoded by the coding sequence ATGGCCAACTGGGAGCGCCTGGCCGAACAGAGCCAGCTTTACACCGCAAGCGACTTCGAGGGCGCGGCATACCGTCTTCTACGGGAGCAGGTCCTTTACGCCACCGACCACGGCAGCCGTAAGCCATACGACCTCGTCGTGAAGTACCTCCCTCAATTCCGGGAGCTCCTCGGGCAGGTCGGGGTATCGGTAGTCCACAACTCGGCCCTGGCCTACGTCGTAGCGATTCCCAACCAGAACGTAGGGGACAAGATGCGGCTCTCAGAGACGCGCCTGGCCCTGATCCTGCGGCGGCTGTACGACGACAAGATGCATGCCACAGAGGTACTTGCGGGCGAGGCGTTCATCGACCTCATCGAGCTAGAGCGCGCGTACAAGGAGCTACTCGGGCGCGACCTCCCCGACACCACCGATCTACGCGAGCAAATGGATGCTCTCAAACGCTATGGCATCGCCCGCCGAGAAGACGTCGACGGCGAGCAGCCCTTCATGATCGTGATCCGCCCGGGCATCGTTGATGTCCTTGGGGAGACCGCGCTACTGCAACTCACCGCGTACGCCGACGCCGCCGCTGAGGAGGACCGCGATGAAGCACCTTGA
- a CDS encoding SbcC/MukB-like Walker B domain-containing protein — translation MKHLEAIGMVQYFLYERKDLQIGRNTAFLGPNGTGKTALLDAIQIVLLAADENLMNFNAAGEGKKRARRLRDYCLGVYGQTESEHKRTVANTYINLVFRDPFTGAVVTAGASISASADSTEVVRNLYILPGVALTTAAHVEQGPNGEQTLQWRRFHVQASDLCRQAGTVPFYTTNGSEFARRLYIGELPSPGEKPNVRSIRAAFARSLKLNKDVDDLDETLRHHLIESRPTNVKQFRARLDQFRAVREMIRRVTARIEQAKGVEERYAVVQRERAVQTNLNALRAVYDSERVAETLGEVEEQLEKYRAELEAADLAYQRSSEDHRIARDAHTRAVEARSRDPDYAKQAGDAGRLTDQQTRLTATERTLSSMLDGLLTTVAQAGLIPALADAQGDFEDAIAQLDDLKRGMQSVERPDPVTIQATAKAVGRIHDVVRKALFAAEADARAATDRKRDARTALDRAQRNQADLSPNVLALQRFLSDAGIETTPVCDLVSLKDAAWQPAIEAYLALNVEALLVPADKELEAIDVYRGLRGANSIYGVKLALPSRGRDWRAPDGERYAAQMITGESKAAVRYLQGELGRLALAESSRELQVGVRALSAEGMLSTGGGIERLRSRAPSELKIGRSKDEARRAVAERALREAEDAARMAEQAAAALKASYDRLAQYGDTEDTRTFIEGAFGTIVGTRQLVQDLENGLAASQTDRLAGLNDAMIAAGKRLDAALAAMQQHGEAKTRCGTLIETTEKDRSRLATELSLASQTEAEFRQHPLYDAKAVNDYRERYDERHGDDWKARIDACTAAAGRAGSAAQAAQMEGWHRFCEYAVTNDIRNHDIGSSEWQRAYAYISEDRQRLEELELAQQMAKAEEAYEAAVKVFRTDVAQALLEGFEAVDEQIASLNQVLKHAPEFSNGERYQFRYRPVPQHEPLYAFLRRVRDAGDAEGDLFGGAGKVPEEFRTLVDGSADSELLNDTSPLNDHRRFFAYDVEIYRDDKSMGWLSKRLGPGSGGEHRTPLYVIFGAALAAAYGKARGTEGSGGVMLLDEAFEKMDPQNVRATADYLNSLGLQLIMAGPEADQAKMSSFLDIYYDMARFGSNVVQMTKNIVEAEARELLQSDNFLLHPELLDQEERNFEEDPRVPG, via the coding sequence ATGAAGCACCTTGAAGCAATCGGCATGGTCCAGTACTTCCTGTATGAGCGAAAGGACCTGCAGATCGGCCGCAATACGGCCTTCCTCGGGCCAAACGGCACCGGCAAGACCGCCCTTCTCGACGCAATCCAGATCGTGCTGCTCGCGGCGGACGAAAACCTGATGAACTTCAACGCGGCCGGCGAGGGAAAGAAGCGCGCTCGCCGGCTGCGCGACTACTGCCTTGGTGTGTACGGACAGACCGAGTCGGAGCACAAGCGAACCGTCGCGAACACGTACATCAACTTGGTCTTCAGGGACCCGTTCACCGGCGCTGTCGTTACCGCGGGCGCTTCTATCAGTGCCTCCGCGGATTCCACCGAGGTCGTGCGCAACCTGTACATCCTGCCCGGCGTCGCCCTGACGACGGCGGCGCACGTCGAGCAGGGACCAAACGGCGAACAGACGCTTCAGTGGCGACGGTTCCACGTGCAGGCCTCGGATCTTTGCCGTCAGGCCGGCACCGTCCCCTTCTACACCACCAATGGCAGCGAGTTTGCCCGCCGCCTGTACATCGGCGAGCTGCCATCCCCTGGCGAAAAGCCGAACGTCCGGTCCATTCGTGCTGCCTTTGCGCGCTCGCTGAAACTCAACAAGGACGTGGACGACCTCGACGAGACCCTGCGTCACCATCTGATCGAGTCCCGGCCCACCAACGTCAAACAGTTCCGCGCGCGCCTGGATCAGTTTCGCGCGGTGCGGGAGATGATTCGCCGCGTCACCGCGCGCATCGAGCAGGCCAAGGGCGTCGAGGAGCGCTACGCGGTGGTGCAGCGGGAGCGAGCCGTGCAGACCAACCTCAATGCCCTGCGGGCCGTCTACGATTCCGAGCGAGTTGCTGAAACCCTGGGCGAGGTCGAGGAGCAGCTCGAAAAATACCGTGCAGAGCTGGAAGCCGCTGACCTGGCCTACCAACGGTCCAGCGAGGACCATCGCATTGCACGTGATGCCCACACGCGTGCCGTCGAGGCTCGTAGCCGCGACCCGGACTACGCCAAGCAGGCGGGCGACGCCGGCAGACTGACCGACCAGCAGACACGCCTTACCGCAACCGAGCGGACCCTGAGCAGCATGCTGGACGGCCTGCTCACGACGGTGGCGCAGGCAGGCCTCATCCCGGCATTGGCCGACGCCCAGGGCGACTTTGAAGACGCCATTGCCCAACTCGACGACCTCAAGCGTGGAATGCAGTCGGTAGAGCGCCCGGACCCCGTGACGATCCAGGCAACGGCAAAGGCCGTGGGGCGCATTCATGATGTCGTCCGAAAGGCCCTCTTTGCGGCGGAAGCTGACGCGCGCGCGGCCACGGACCGCAAGCGTGACGCCCGGACGGCTCTCGATCGCGCCCAGCGAAATCAGGCTGACCTCAGTCCGAACGTCTTGGCGCTGCAGCGGTTCCTCAGCGACGCCGGCATCGAGACAACGCCGGTGTGCGACCTTGTCTCGCTGAAGGACGCGGCCTGGCAGCCGGCGATTGAGGCCTACCTGGCGTTAAATGTGGAAGCGCTCCTGGTGCCGGCGGACAAGGAGCTGGAAGCCATCGACGTGTACAGGGGCCTGCGGGGTGCTAACTCCATCTACGGTGTGAAGCTCGCCCTGCCGTCGCGTGGCCGCGATTGGAGGGCGCCCGATGGCGAGCGATATGCGGCACAGATGATCACCGGCGAGAGCAAGGCGGCCGTCCGGTACCTGCAGGGGGAACTGGGCAGGCTTGCGCTAGCGGAGAGCAGCCGCGAGCTGCAAGTCGGCGTGCGGGCTCTGTCTGCGGAAGGCATGCTGAGCACGGGTGGCGGCATCGAGCGGCTGCGGTCGCGCGCGCCTAGTGAGTTGAAGATCGGCCGATCGAAAGATGAGGCCCGGCGAGCGGTGGCGGAACGGGCTCTGCGCGAAGCGGAAGACGCCGCGCGCATGGCTGAGCAGGCCGCCGCTGCTCTGAAGGCCTCCTACGACCGGCTGGCCCAGTATGGCGACACCGAAGACACGAGGACCTTCATCGAGGGGGCGTTCGGGACGATCGTTGGAACTCGCCAGCTGGTCCAGGATCTGGAAAACGGGTTGGCGGCCAGCCAGACGGACCGGCTGGCCGGTTTGAACGACGCCATGATCGCAGCCGGCAAGCGGCTCGATGCGGCGCTGGCCGCCATGCAGCAGCACGGTGAAGCCAAGACTCGATGCGGAACTCTCATCGAGACGACGGAAAAAGACCGTAGCCGGCTTGCAACCGAGCTGTCGCTGGCGAGCCAGACTGAGGCGGAGTTTCGTCAGCACCCCCTGTATGACGCTAAGGCTGTCAACGATTACCGGGAACGGTACGACGAGCGTCACGGCGATGACTGGAAAGCCAGGATCGACGCCTGCACCGCTGCCGCGGGGCGTGCCGGCTCGGCAGCACAGGCCGCCCAGATGGAGGGCTGGCACCGCTTCTGCGAGTACGCCGTGACAAACGACATCCGAAACCACGACATCGGCAGTAGCGAATGGCAACGGGCCTACGCGTACATCTCTGAAGACCGCCAGCGACTCGAGGAGCTGGAGCTTGCGCAGCAAATGGCCAAGGCCGAGGAGGCCTACGAGGCAGCGGTGAAGGTCTTCCGGACGGACGTCGCACAAGCCTTGCTCGAAGGCTTCGAGGCTGTCGATGAACAAATCGCCAGCCTCAATCAGGTCCTGAAACACGCGCCAGAGTTTTCCAATGGTGAGCGATACCAGTTCCGGTACCGCCCGGTGCCGCAGCACGAGCCGCTCTACGCCTTCCTCCGGCGGGTGCGCGACGCGGGCGACGCCGAGGGAGACCTGTTCGGCGGCGCCGGCAAGGTGCCCGAGGAATTCCGCACGCTTGTCGACGGCTCGGCGGACTCCGAGCTGCTCAACGACACCAGTCCCCTCAACGACCATCGCCGGTTCTTTGCCTACGACGTCGAGATCTACCGCGACGACAAATCGATGGGTTGGTTGAGCAAGCGTCTCGGCCCGGGCTCGGGCGGCGAGCACCGCACGCCGCTCTACGTGATCTTCGGCGCGGCCCTGGCTGCCGCCTATGGCAAGGCCCGCGGAACCGAGGGCAGCGGTGGCGTGATGCTGCTCGATGAAGCCTTCGAAAAAATGGACCCGCAGAACGTACGCGCCACCGCGGACTATCTTAACTCGCTCGGGCTCCAGCTCATCATGGCCGGCCCGGAAGCCGACCAGGCGAAGATGTCGTCCTTCTTGGACATCTACTACGACATGGCACGCTTCGGATCCAACGTCGTCCAAATGACCAAGAACATCGTGGAGGCCGAAGCTAGGGAGCTGCTCCAGAGCGACAACTTCCTCCTGCACCCAGAGCTGCTCGACCAGGAGGAGCGCAACTTTGAGGAGGATCCGCGTGTTCCTGGCTGA